In Perca flavescens isolate YP-PL-M2 chromosome 7, PFLA_1.0, whole genome shotgun sequence, the following proteins share a genomic window:
- the LOC114558176 gene encoding HRAS-like suppressor 2 encodes MTSANGTAEDISSTAKFGDLIEFSYPIGYSHWGVYVEDGNVIHFAVADQGQLMSSIRSSLQTIFPVCGDLLLGETKIRRVPLREVNVPKGTHALISNNRHAFTPSAPEDMRLRCDALLDKEFPYHLFTLNCEHFATFVRYGKAVCNQIPTRPKNVECVKATATFKDIVSAKETAQDHFE; translated from the exons ATGACTTCAGCCAATGGAACT GCTGAAGACATTTCCTCCACTGCCAAATTTGGAGACTTGATCGAATTTTCCTACCCTATCGGATACTCACACTGGGGAGTGTATGTTGAAGATGGTAATGTAATCCATTTTGCTGTTGCAG ATCAGGGGCAACTGATGAGCAGCATACGTTCTTCCCTACAAACAATCTTCCCTGTATGTGGTGACCTTCTTCTTGGGGAGACCAAGATCCGCAGAGTGCCTCTTCGAGAGGTGAATGTCCCGAAAGGAACTCATGCCCTGATCAGTAACAACCGCCATGCCTTCACACCATCAGCACCTGAGGATATGAGGCTACGGTGCGATGCCCTTCTTGATAAGGAATTCCCATATCATCTTTTCACTCTCAACTGCGAGCACTTTGCCACTTTTGTACGCTATGGAAAGGCTGTGTGCAACCAG ATTCCTACAAGACCCAAGAATGTAGAGTGTGTGAAGGCAACTGCAACCTTCAAAGACATTGTCAGTGCCAAAGAAACTGCTCAAGACCATTTTGAATGA